Proteins encoded in a region of the Triticum dicoccoides isolate Atlit2015 ecotype Zavitan chromosome 3A, WEW_v2.0, whole genome shotgun sequence genome:
- the LOC119267909 gene encoding peroxidase 9-like, with product MDSSKRCLAAILLASFYFSASLAFFPTHNHEGAHPIGHSPKPGLSPHFYRSTCPQADEIVVSVLKKAIAKEPRIAASLLRLLFHDCFVQGCDASVLLDDSKAVASEKNALPNKNSIRGFEVIDEIKAALEEACPHTISCADTIALAARGSTVLSGGPYWELSLGRRDSKTAYMKLANKNLPPPNATLHRLVKFFGRQGLDKTDLVALSGSHTIGMARCVSFKQRLYNQHRDNKPDMTLEKRFYHKLASVCPRTGGDNNISPLDFASPPKFDNSYYKLIVEGRGLLNSDQVLWTGKDPEIAHLVKSYAENESLFFEHYVNSIIKMGNTNPLLGSDGEIRMNCRRVNHVR from the exons ATGGATTCATCCAAGAGATGCCTTGCTGCGATCCTCCTTGCCTCTTTCTACTTCTCAGCCTCTCTTGCCTTCTTCCCTACTCACAACCATGAGGGTGCCCATCCAATTGGACACAGTCCAAAGCCAGGCCTTTCTCCACATTTCTACAGGTCCACATGCCCGCAAGCTGATGAGATTGTAGTCTCCGTCTTGAAGAAGGCGATTGCCAAGGAACCGCGCATCGCCGCGTCCCTTCTCAGGCTCCTTTTCCATGACTGCTTTGTCCAG GGTTGCGATGCATCAGTTCTGCTTGATGACAGCAAGGCAGTGGCAAGCGAGAAAAACGCTCTTCCCAACAAGAATTCTATTAGAGGATTTGAAGTCATAGATGAGATTAAAGCTGCACTGGAAGAAGCATGCCCACACACAATCTCTTGTGCTGATACTATTGCCCTAGCTGCCAGAGGTTCAACAGTATTG AGTGGTGGACCATACTGGGAACTCTCGCTGGGAAGGAGGGATTCAAAGACAGCATATATGAAGCTAGCAAATAAGAACCTGCCTCCACCCAATGCAACACTGCATCGTCTTGTAAAATTCTTCGGAAGGCAAGGACTGGATAAAACGGACCTTGTAGCACTATCAG GTAGCCACACCATTGGAATGGCCAGATGTGTTAGTTTCAAACAACGGCTCTACAATCAGCATAGAGATAACAAACCGGACATGACACTGGAGAAAAGGTTCTATCACAAACTGGCATCAGTCTGCCCACGCACCGGAGGTGATAACAACATCAGCCCGCTAGACTTTGCCAGCCCTCCGAAATTCGACAACAGCTATTACAAGTTGATAGTGGAGGGAAGAGGCCTTCTTAATTCAGATCAGGTTTTGTGGACCGGAAAAGACCCAGAAATAGCACACCTGGTCAAAAGTTATGCAGAAAATGAGTCCTTGTTTTTTGAACACTACGTGAACTCGATAATCAAGATGGGGAACACAAATCCCCTCTTGGGTTCTGACGGAGAAATCCGTATGAACTGCCGCAGGGTTAATCATGTTCGCTAG